From a single Francisella halioticida genomic region:
- a CDS encoding IS3 family transposase has product MDELRKDKDATSKELGEVIVERNFLMGKLKSLVSSNDRVNSVDTKLELSLNNQLKLLSVSKSVYYYTPISKFSSNDDIKLLNAIDLIHTKHPYYGTRSLVKLLNRLGFIVGRKLIKSAMEFMGIKALYPKKKTTVINKQHKKYPYLLNVFKNETNQVVIDKANKVWSADITYIRLECGYAYLAAIIDWHSKKILAWKISNTMDTHLTTSVLKEALFKYGKPDIFNSDQGTQYTAKEHIKIISDNKINKSMDAKGRSIDNIAIERFWRTLKYENVYPASYITMKEAKVGIKEYIDIYNNERLHSSIGYMTHDEVYSGILDAA; this is encoded by the coding sequence ATAGATGAGCTTAGAAAAGATAAAGATGCAACAAGTAAAGAACTAGGCGAGGTAATAGTAGAGAGGAATTTTTTAATGGGAAAGCTAAAAAGCTTGGTATCATCAAATGATAGAGTAAACTCTGTAGATACTAAGCTAGAATTATCTTTAAATAATCAGCTTAAACTATTATCTGTATCTAAGAGTGTGTACTATTATACACCAATATCAAAATTTAGTAGTAATGATGATATTAAACTATTAAATGCAATAGATTTGATACATACTAAACATCCATATTATGGTACGAGAAGTCTAGTAAAGTTGCTAAATAGATTAGGATTTATAGTTGGAAGGAAGCTAATCAAAAGTGCTATGGAATTCATGGGTATTAAGGCATTGTATCCTAAAAAAAAGACAACTGTCATTAATAAGCAACACAAGAAATATCCATACTTACTTAATGTATTTAAAAATGAGACGAATCAGGTTGTTATAGATAAAGCTAATAAGGTATGGAGTGCTGATATCACGTATATTAGACTAGAATGTGGGTATGCATATTTAGCAGCCATAATAGATTGGCATAGCAAGAAAATACTAGCTTGGAAGATTTCTAATACTATGGATACACATCTAACAACTAGTGTGTTAAAAGAAGCGTTATTTAAATATGGTAAACCTGATATCTTTAACTCTGATCAAGGAACTCAATATACAGCAAAAGAGCATATTAAAATAATATCTGATAATAAAATAAATAAATCTATGGATGCTAAAGGAAGATCTATAGATAATATTGCAATTGAGAGATTTTGGAGAACACTGAAATATGAAAATGTTTATCCGGCATCATATATAACTATGAAAGAGGCTAAAGTAGGTATCAAAGAATATATTGATATTTACAACAATGAAAGACTACATTCTAGTATTGGATATATGACTCATGATGAAGTATATTCTGGTATTTTAGATGCTGCATAA
- the thiC gene encoding phosphomethylpyrimidine synthase ThiC: MTNSKNQDIQTNTEKSTLSIEYASSEKCYIEYPNKPIKVPFRKIIQSDTNINGNINSNPEIYIYDTSGEYSSTNPVDIEKGLLRHRLDWLKQSKDINQLDSFSSEYTNSQSKEEKLNFKNRHIPFKAKIGNNVSQMHYAKKGVITPEMHYVAIRENILRANLHLDSEYKNQHQGVSFGANIQKEITPEFVRDEIAAGRAIIPANINHPELEPMIIGRNFLVKVNANIGTSAVTSSMLEEVEKMVIAIKWGADTVMDLSTGKNIHQTREWIIRNSPVPIGTVPIYQALEKVNGKVEALTWEIYRDTLIEQAEQGVSYFTIHAGVRKAFITLASNRITGIVSRGGSIMAKWCLHHNQENFLYTNFEEICEIMKAYDISFSLGDGLRPGSINDANDSAQLSELRTLGELTKIAWKHDVQVMIEGPGHVPMQLIKENIEYELKDCFEAPFYTLGPLVTDIAPGYDHITSAIGAAQIAWYGTAMLCYVTPKEHLGLPNKDDVREGIVTYKLAAHAADLAKGFPGVQIRDNALSKARFEFRWDDQFNLGLDPEKARYFHDQTLPKEGHKFAHFCSMCGPSFCSMKLSQDLKNLKYTDE; this comes from the coding sequence ATGACTAACTCTAAAAATCAAGATATTCAAACTAATACGGAAAAATCGACATTATCTATAGAATATGCAAGTTCTGAGAAATGTTACATTGAATATCCAAATAAACCAATAAAAGTTCCTTTTAGGAAAATCATACAATCTGATACTAATATAAATGGTAATATTAACAGTAATCCAGAAATCTATATTTATGATACTTCTGGAGAATACTCTTCAACAAATCCTGTTGATATAGAAAAAGGCTTGCTTAGGCATAGGCTTGATTGGCTTAAGCAAAGCAAAGATATAAATCAGTTAGATAGTTTTTCTTCAGAATATACAAATTCTCAATCTAAAGAAGAAAAGTTGAATTTTAAAAATAGGCATATTCCTTTTAAAGCTAAAATTGGCAATAATGTCTCACAGATGCATTATGCTAAAAAGGGAGTTATAACTCCGGAGATGCACTATGTTGCAATTAGAGAGAATATCTTAAGAGCAAATTTACATCTTGATAGTGAGTATAAAAATCAACATCAAGGAGTATCTTTTGGTGCAAATATCCAAAAAGAAATTACTCCAGAATTTGTCCGTGATGAGATAGCTGCTGGAAGAGCTATTATCCCAGCTAATATTAATCATCCAGAGCTGGAACCTATGATTATAGGTAGAAATTTTTTAGTCAAAGTTAATGCAAATATTGGAACATCGGCCGTGACATCATCAATGTTAGAAGAGGTTGAGAAAATGGTCATAGCTATAAAATGGGGTGCTGATACTGTAATGGATCTCTCAACAGGAAAAAACATTCATCAAACACGAGAGTGGATTATTAGAAATAGTCCGGTACCTATAGGTACCGTTCCAATTTATCAAGCATTGGAAAAAGTTAATGGTAAAGTTGAAGCTCTGACTTGGGAAATCTATAGAGATACGTTGATTGAGCAAGCAGAACAAGGAGTTAGTTATTTTACAATCCATGCTGGAGTTAGAAAAGCATTTATAACATTAGCTAGTAATAGAATTACAGGTATTGTTTCACGTGGTGGGTCAATTATGGCCAAATGGTGCTTACATCATAATCAAGAGAATTTTTTATATACTAATTTTGAAGAAATTTGTGAAATTATGAAAGCATACGATATTAGTTTTTCACTTGGTGATGGCTTAAGACCTGGATCTATAAATGATGCAAATGATAGTGCTCAATTGTCTGAATTAAGAACTCTTGGCGAATTAACAAAAATAGCTTGGAAGCATGATGTTCAAGTTATGATAGAAGGTCCAGGACATGTTCCGATGCAGCTTATTAAGGAAAATATAGAGTATGAACTAAAAGATTGCTTTGAAGCACCATTTTATACTTTAGGACCATTAGTTACAGATATAGCTCCTGGGTATGATCATATTACATCTGCAATAGGTGCAGCACAAATAGCTTGGTATGGTACTGCAATGTTATGTTATGTAACACCAAAAGAGCATCTTGGTTTGCCGAATAAAGATGACGTTAGAGAAGGTATTGTTACCTACAAACTAGCTGCTCATGCTGCAGATCTTGCTAAAGGCTTCCCTGGTGTACAAATTAGAGATAATGCATTATCCAAAGCCAGATTTGAATTTAGATGGGATGATCAGTTTAATTTAGGACTTGACCCTGAAAAAGCTAGATATTTCCATGATCAAACATTACCTAAAGAAGGGCACAAGTTTGCACATTTTTGTTCAATGTGTGGTCCTAGTTTCTGTTCTATGAAACTTTCTCAAGACCTAAAAAACCTAAAGTACACAGATGAGTAA
- a CDS encoding HesA/MoeB/ThiF family protein produces MNLDQELSQQEYDYYTRQLMLKDFGVRSQVMLKKSSVLLIGVGGVGSPVATYFTGLGLGSLTIVDDDIVSFSNLHRQVLFDIDSIGKPKAIVAKNKLKKLNPYIQIDIVTDRLTLENVSNFDINKFDLIIDTSDNFETKVLTNKLSIEHGVTLLSGGVSGFAFQAGIFNINNSSACLKCLYPNMYKLRNNNKLGVIGIIAGLEGMILVNIGVNFLLDKTKYSDSILYTYDLANIELKKYNLFKNEDCDSCLS; encoded by the coding sequence ATGAATTTAGATCAAGAATTATCGCAACAAGAATATGATTACTACACGAGACAACTAATGCTAAAAGATTTTGGTGTTAGGAGTCAAGTTATGTTAAAAAAGTCATCTGTTTTACTTATAGGTGTAGGAGGTGTGGGATCTCCTGTGGCTACTTATTTTACTGGTTTAGGTCTAGGTTCACTAACAATAGTTGATGATGATATTGTCAGTTTTTCTAATCTACATAGGCAAGTACTATTTGATATTGATAGTATAGGTAAGCCTAAAGCTATTGTAGCTAAAAATAAGCTTAAGAAATTGAATCCTTATATACAAATAGACATTGTTACAGATAGATTAACATTAGAAAATGTATCTAATTTCGATATTAATAAATTTGATCTAATTATAGATACAAGTGATAATTTTGAAACTAAAGTTTTAACAAATAAGCTCTCTATTGAGCATGGAGTTACTCTTTTATCTGGAGGTGTTTCAGGTTTTGCTTTTCAAGCAGGAATCTTTAATATAAACAATAGTTCGGCATGTCTAAAATGCTTATACCCAAATATGTATAAACTTAGAAATAATAACAAATTAGGGGTGATAGGCATAATAGCAGGATTAGAGGGAATGATATTAGTGAATATTGGAGTTAATTTTCTATTAGATAAAACAAAATATTCAGATTCTATCCTATATACCTATGATTTAGCAAATATAGAATTAAAAAAGTATAACTTATTTAAAAATGAAGATTGTGATTCATGTCTTTCGTAA
- a CDS encoding thiazole synthase, with amino-acid sequence MLDLYGEKFHSRFIIGTALYPNFDVMLKSICASEAQLLTISLKKSVTNNKLRNQFWDKLSETGCKFLPNTAGCRNANEAIEIAEVSREIFETNFIKVEVIGDDYNLQPDTIELVKACRELIKRGFYVFPYTTDDLVVAKYLIDVGCKVLMPWAAPIGSGKGLVNPYALKVLRERFHDIKLIVDAGIGVPSQACEVMEMGYDGVLLNSAVALAGDPMLMASAFKLAIESGRKAFKSKRMIERDLASPSTNLFETPFWHQN; translated from the coding sequence ATGCTTGATTTGTACGGTGAAAAGTTTCATTCAAGATTTATTATTGGTACAGCACTGTATCCAAATTTTGATGTAATGCTTAAATCAATTTGTGCGTCAGAGGCTCAATTACTAACAATATCTTTAAAAAAATCAGTCACGAATAATAAGCTTCGGAATCAGTTCTGGGATAAGCTAAGCGAGACAGGGTGTAAGTTTTTACCAAATACGGCTGGTTGCAGGAATGCTAATGAGGCAATTGAAATAGCGGAAGTATCTAGAGAGATATTTGAAACAAATTTTATAAAAGTTGAAGTAATTGGTGATGACTATAATCTTCAGCCAGATACTATTGAATTAGTTAAGGCCTGTAGGGAGCTCATAAAAAGAGGTTTTTATGTTTTTCCTTATACTACGGATGATTTAGTAGTTGCTAAATATTTGATAGATGTCGGATGTAAGGTGTTGATGCCTTGGGCTGCACCAATTGGTAGTGGTAAAGGGCTTGTTAATCCATATGCATTAAAAGTGTTAAGAGAGCGTTTTCATGATATTAAGCTAATAGTTGATGCTGGTATAGGTGTTCCGTCTCAGGCATGTGAAGTTATGGAAATGGGCTATGATGGAGTTTTATTAAATAGTGCAGTTGCTTTGGCAGGAGATCCTATGCTTATGGCTAGTGCATTTAAGCTTGCAATTGAGTCTGGAAGAAAGGCTTTCAAATCAAAAAGAATGATAGAAAGAGACTTAGCATCTCCATCAACAAACTTATTCGAAACACCATTTTGGCATCAAAATTGA
- the murI gene encoding glutamate racemase — translation MQNSRPIGVFDSGIGGLTVVKNLMQILPNENIIYFGDIARIPYGTKSRATIQKFAAQTAKFLIEQEVKAIIIACNTISALAKDIVQDIAKDIPVIDVISAGVSLVKNLNNIGVIATPATINSNAYALQIHKNNPLAEVYSTSCGLFVSMIEEGFVKGQIVELVAKQYLDYFTDKNIEALILGCTHYPIIKQSISKILNVDLIDPSLQASQILYDLLVDKKILNTFKVEPEYRFYVTDIPVKFKSVGERFLQTQMQYLEIVSLDS, via the coding sequence ATGCAAAATAGCAGACCTATAGGCGTCTTTGATTCTGGTATAGGTGGGTTAACAGTCGTTAAAAATTTAATGCAAATATTACCGAATGAGAATATTATTTATTTTGGTGATATTGCTAGAATTCCATATGGCACTAAATCACGAGCTACTATACAAAAATTTGCTGCTCAAACAGCAAAGTTTCTAATTGAGCAGGAAGTTAAAGCAATAATAATCGCTTGTAATACAATATCAGCTCTTGCTAAAGATATTGTTCAAGATATTGCTAAAGATATTCCTGTTATAGACGTAATAAGCGCAGGCGTGAGTTTAGTCAAAAATTTGAATAATATAGGTGTTATCGCAACACCAGCAACTATAAATAGTAATGCATATGCTTTACAAATACATAAAAATAACCCTTTAGCGGAAGTTTATAGTACATCTTGTGGTTTATTTGTTTCAATGATAGAAGAGGGCTTTGTAAAGGGTCAAATAGTTGAATTAGTTGCAAAGCAATACCTTGATTATTTTACTGATAAAAATATAGAAGCGTTAATTTTAGGTTGTACGCATTATCCAATCATTAAGCAAAGTATATCAAAAATACTGAATGTTGATTTAATAGATCCTTCATTACAAGCTAGCCAAATATTATACGATTTACTCGTAGATAAAAAAATCTTAAATACATTTAAAGTTGAGCCAGAATATAGATTTTACGTTACAGATATTCCAGTAAAATTTAAATCAGTTGGAGAAAGGTTTTTACAAACACAAATGCAATATCTTGAAATAGTTAGTTTGGATTCTTGA
- a CDS encoding transposase — MSKKRVTYTADFKAKVIIELLEGDMTVNEIASKYDLLPKNVHNWKQ, encoded by the coding sequence ATGAGTAAAAAAAGAGTAACGTATACAGCTGATTTTAAAGCTAAAGTAATTATAGAATTGCTAGAAGGCGATATGACAGTTAATGAGATAGCAAGTAAGTATGATTTACTTCCTAAAAACGTGCACAATTGGAAGCAGTAA
- a CDS encoding nuclease-related domain-containing protein, whose translation MAVESKLKKNRLFLRFTWARLRNYLIRAKKSLYSSIILCGLIVGVDLYLGNVEFVTQSLQIGITLAVILFVFFFLITKDDNPVDIIISGAEGETAVLDELKNLDNSFVLFNRVILPDQKSTVGNRELDFIVISRKGIYIVEVKNNRGYIQVENMAERWQVSKTSQNNKIYAKTIKNPIRQTFAQKKVLQTYLYKQRIYIKGIPVITIVIFANDDAQLSENFIADDANQAVLPLKSLLPFIKAKEEYLEKIPSRSRKKIIRKLEKK comes from the coding sequence ATGGCAGTAGAAAGTAAATTAAAAAAGAATCGGCTTTTTTTGCGTTTTACTTGGGCAAGGTTAAGAAACTATTTGATCAGGGCAAAAAAAAGTTTATATTCATCAATTATTCTGTGTGGTTTAATTGTTGGTGTTGATTTATATTTAGGGAATGTTGAATTTGTAACTCAATCACTACAAATAGGAATTACTTTGGCTGTTATATTATTTGTATTTTTCTTTTTGATAACAAAGGATGATAATCCTGTTGATATTATTATCTCTGGTGCAGAAGGTGAAACAGCTGTTTTAGATGAGTTGAAAAATTTGGACAATAGTTTTGTATTATTTAACAGGGTTATTTTGCCAGATCAAAAATCTACAGTAGGGAATCGAGAGCTAGACTTTATAGTAATATCACGTAAAGGTATATATATTGTTGAAGTAAAAAATAACCGAGGTTATATCCAAGTTGAAAATATGGCTGAGAGATGGCAAGTTTCAAAAACTTCACAAAATAATAAAATCTATGCAAAAACTATAAAAAATCCAATTAGACAAACTTTTGCCCAGAAAAAGGTATTGCAAACTTATCTGTATAAGCAAAGAATTTATATAAAAGGTATACCTGTTATAACTATTGTTATATTTGCAAATGACGATGCCCAATTAAGTGAGAATTTTATTGCTGATGATGCAAACCAGGCGGTATTGCCTTTGAAGAGCTTATTGCCTTTTATTAAAGCTAAAGAAGAATATCTCGAGAAAATTCCATCGCGCTCACGTAAGAAAATTATTAGAAAGCTTGAGAAAAAATAA
- a CDS encoding GNAT family N-acetyltransferase — MDKFKTSFAKIDKLTIKDIKNIQKIINSAYKIAENDLWIESAQRVSPDELKDLIKQNKIIIVKSDDLILGSIKVIKFSQNIAEFGMLATDLNYRGFGLGNKLVTAAENWARDNNFKIMRLELLTPKHHTSQSKEKLKKWYTKCGYKHYCIELFADLFPDSYHLLAVECDFNVYHKTL, encoded by the coding sequence ATGGATAAATTTAAAACTAGTTTTGCTAAGATTGATAAATTAACTATCAAGGATATTAAAAATATTCAAAAAATAATTAACAGTGCCTATAAAATTGCTGAAAATGATTTATGGATTGAATCTGCACAAAGAGTATCCCCTGATGAGTTAAAAGATCTAATTAAACAGAATAAAATAATTATTGTAAAAAGTGATGATCTAATTCTTGGATCTATAAAAGTTATAAAGTTTTCACAGAATATTGCTGAATTTGGAATGTTAGCTACAGACTTAAACTATAGAGGATTTGGACTTGGTAATAAGCTTGTTACTGCTGCTGAAAACTGGGCTAGAGATAACAACTTTAAAATAATGCGACTTGAGCTACTCACTCCAAAGCACCACACAAGTCAAAGTAAAGAAAAACTAAAAAAATGGTATACGAAATGTGGATATAAACATTACTGTATAGAGCTATTTGCAGACTTATTTCCAGATAGCTACCATCTTTTAGCTGTAGAATGTGATTTTAATGTTTATCACAAAACACTATAA
- the thiD gene encoding bifunctional hydroxymethylpyrimidine kinase/phosphomethylpyrimidine kinase — MKNTLLTIGGSDSSSGAGIQADIKTAKNIGVHASTVISCVTAQNSETVLDIENVSINIFKKQLQAVVSDFNIKVIKTSLLVSIEQIDVIVDLLSTLQGVIYICDPVMISTTGKSLVSKEVIEYARVKLYPLADILTPNLDEAKLLLDHNINNFSLSNAAQAIQEKYLCESILLKGGHNLEKSICTDFYYSNKKNGYSLVSVKYKRDIKIRGTGCTLSSAIASFLVLEFDINNSIVMAKSYITNAIKNSQKLTTGASYLATINLLSFDKDFPRVFFDKIFSNLEFRSISKIGFYPIIDDANKIPHLVNLGVKTIQLRIKSKDISYVERHIIRAIKYQNKYRLQLFINDYYELAIKHNAFGIHLGHEDLLKLFKFSKKTLFKISDSNIALGLSTHDYYELAIALAIKPSYIALGPIYATTTKEMKFEPQGLNKIHQWLEILDLPLVVIGGIKKKHIKAIKNIGADGIAVVSLVDEILDSELEAIVKFLG, encoded by the coding sequence ATGAAAAATACTCTATTGACTATAGGTGGATCAGATAGTTCATCTGGGGCTGGTATACAGGCGGATATTAAGACTGCTAAAAATATTGGGGTTCATGCAAGCACAGTTATTAGTTGTGTTACAGCACAGAACTCAGAAACAGTGCTAGATATTGAAAATGTAAGTATAAATATTTTCAAAAAACAACTACAGGCAGTAGTTAGCGATTTTAATATTAAAGTTATTAAAACATCATTATTAGTATCTATTGAGCAAATTGATGTGATAGTTGATTTATTGTCAACTTTACAAGGTGTCATCTATATTTGTGATCCAGTAATGATTTCAACAACGGGGAAATCTTTAGTATCAAAAGAAGTTATAGAGTATGCTAGAGTGAAACTATATCCTCTAGCGGATATTTTAACTCCAAACTTAGATGAAGCAAAACTATTACTTGATCATAATATTAATAATTTTAGCTTAAGTAATGCTGCTCAAGCTATACAAGAAAAATATCTTTGTGAAAGTATACTTCTTAAGGGAGGTCATAATTTAGAGAAAAGTATTTGTACAGATTTTTATTATAGTAATAAAAAAAATGGTTATAGTTTAGTTTCAGTAAAATATAAAAGAGACATTAAAATCAGAGGTACGGGTTGTACATTATCAAGTGCAATTGCAAGTTTTTTAGTATTAGAATTTGATATTAACAATTCTATTGTTATGGCAAAATCATATATTACTAATGCAATCAAAAACTCCCAGAAACTTACTACAGGTGCCAGTTATTTAGCAACAATAAATCTCTTAAGTTTTGATAAGGATTTTCCTAGAGTATTTTTTGATAAAATCTTTTCTAATTTAGAGTTTAGATCTATCTCTAAAATTGGTTTTTATCCAATAATTGATGATGCTAATAAGATTCCTCATTTAGTAAATCTTGGAGTAAAAACTATTCAGTTAAGAATTAAATCAAAAGATATTTCTTATGTTGAAAGACATATTATAAGAGCTATTAAATATCAAAATAAATATAGACTACAGCTTTTTATAAATGACTATTATGAGCTTGCAATTAAGCATAATGCTTTTGGTATACATTTAGGTCATGAAGATTTACTCAAGCTATTTAAATTTAGTAAAAAAACTTTATTTAAAATTAGTGATTCAAATATTGCCTTAGGGTTAAGTACACATGACTACTATGAATTAGCTATAGCATTAGCTATTAAACCTAGTTATATTGCTTTAGGACCTATATATGCTACGACAACAAAAGAGATGAAATTTGAACCTCAAGGATTAAATAAAATCCACCAATGGTTAGAAATACTAGATTTACCATTAGTTGTAATCGGAGGTATAAAGAAAAAACATATAAAAGCCATAAAAAATATAGGCGCTGATGGAATTGCTGTTGTCAGCTTAGTTGACGAAATTTTAGATAGCGAACTAGAAGCTATAGTTAAGTTTTTAGGATAA
- a CDS encoding FAD-dependent oxidoreductase yields MSNVAVLGSGVMGRALAITLAENYPSLGIDIYDKNSSYKRSCSYCAGGMLSPLSELISCEKHTYEIGYNSFDLWSKLNDFINNYLSTTINFVKKSHTYVIAYNHDKQELDLAIRNINLRVDKLSKSLYQKAQLDFDVCDKQDVFCNEQELNLSSTINDSVIKLNEALVNVATFLKLSDQFFEKYKNIKTFRLSKEDFCTNNLGKNYQQVFDCTGFPNPQLSTLYGVRGEALIVRNTSIKLNSVIRLLHPRHSIYLIPRGNGIFYIGATSVEAEDYSRISVQGALELLSSLMVIDKRFAEARIIKTLTNVRPVSINDKPILENVGNITYLNGLSRHGYLFAPALANEAIQQFNNI; encoded by the coding sequence ATGAGTAATGTAGCAGTTCTAGGTTCTGGTGTTATGGGTCGAGCCTTAGCAATAACCTTAGCTGAGAATTATCCAAGCCTTGGGATTGATATATATGATAAAAATAGCAGTTATAAGCGAAGTTGTAGTTACTGTGCCGGTGGGATGTTGTCGCCGCTATCAGAGCTTATTAGCTGTGAAAAGCATACTTATGAGATAGGTTATAATAGTTTTGATCTATGGAGTAAGTTAAATGATTTTATTAATAATTATTTATCTACAACAATTAACTTTGTTAAAAAATCACATACTTATGTAATAGCTTATAATCATGATAAGCAAGAGTTAGATCTTGCTATTAGAAATATTAATCTAAGAGTTGATAAACTATCTAAATCTTTATATCAAAAGGCTCAGCTAGATTTTGATGTTTGTGATAAACAAGATGTTTTTTGTAATGAGCAGGAGTTAAACTTATCTAGTACTATTAATGATAGTGTAATAAAACTTAATGAAGCTCTAGTTAATGTTGCGACTTTTTTAAAACTATCTGATCAATTTTTTGAGAAATATAAAAATATAAAAACGTTTAGGTTATCAAAAGAAGATTTTTGTACTAATAATTTAGGTAAAAATTACCAGCAAGTATTTGATTGTACAGGTTTTCCAAATCCTCAGCTAAGTACATTATACGGTGTTAGAGGAGAAGCATTAATTGTAAGAAATACAAGTATTAAATTAAATAGTGTAATTAGATTATTACATCCTCGTCACTCTATTTATTTGATTCCGAGAGGGAATGGTATTTTTTATATAGGGGCTACGTCTGTCGAAGCTGAAGATTATTCAAGAATTTCAGTTCAAGGTGCTTTAGAGCTACTTAGTTCTTTAATGGTAATTGATAAACGCTTTGCTGAAGCTAGGATTATAAAGACTTTAACTAATGTTCGCCCTGTTAGTATTAATGATAAACCTATATTAGAGAATGTTGGAAATATTACATATTTAAATGGATTATCACGCCATGGATATTTATTTGCACCAGCATTAGCTAATGAAGCAATACAGCAGTTTAATAATATTTAG
- the thiS gene encoding sulfur carrier protein ThiS, with translation MHIIFNQKKLELEDSLNIHELLKGQKFEQACFAVMVNNKFVAKNNYKNTFLNNEDTVVTIQPMQGG, from the coding sequence ATGCATATTATTTTCAATCAAAAAAAATTAGAACTTGAGGATAGTCTAAATATTCATGAGTTACTAAAAGGTCAGAAATTTGAACAGGCATGTTTTGCTGTAATGGTTAATAATAAGTTTGTTGCTAAGAATAATTATAAAAATACTTTTTTAAATAATGAAGATACTGTTGTAACTATACAACCAATGCAAGGAGGATAA